In one Rutidosis leptorrhynchoides isolate AG116_Rl617_1_P2 chromosome 8, CSIRO_AGI_Rlap_v1, whole genome shotgun sequence genomic region, the following are encoded:
- the LOC139864164 gene encoding F-box protein At5g07610-like yields MEQSVGGTSKQQVNGNGDQKFPSSSTQIELNDDVLIEILLRLPVTSLVLFKSVSKRWLALITDPNFTLLRAQKPNVDHPSGFFLLRYTAVFAYVSYLDVFKLLPLPHVWEPIQMVRNMAIVIVSPYYKVLYPHNEYTSPNTPTHIQIYSSKTGSWSIRVERFLFESFEWFHDIVYWNDAVHWIDYSDEVFHFSLDLEKPRFIEVETPKMLNGKGYLDHIRNEFGGRIITNLPKRCFSWCGLL; encoded by the exons ATGGAGCAATCAGTAGGCGGTACATCCAAACAGCAGGTCAACGGTAACGGAGACCAAAAATTTCCTTCATCTTCAACTCAAATCGAGCTCAACGACGACGTTTTGATCGAGATCTTACTCCGGTTACCGGTAACTTCACTTGTTTTGTTCAAATCCGTATCCAAACGATGGTTAGCGCTCATCACTGATCCTAACTTCACTTTGCTCCGAGCCCAAAAACCAAACGTCGATCACCCGTCCGGTTTCTTTCTCCTGCGATACACAGCTGTGTTTGCTTACGTGTCATATTTAG ATGTATTTAAGCTGCTTCCTTTACCTCATGTTTGGGAGCCAATTCAAATGGTTCGTAATATGGCTATTGTTATTGTATCGCCTTACTACAAGGTTCTTTATCCGCACAATGAATATACGAGTCCGAATACGCCAACCCATATCCAGATTTACTCATCGAAAACAGGCAGTTGGAGTATCCGTGTGGAGAGGTTTCTTTTCGAATCGTTTGAGTGGTTTCATGATATTGTCTATTGGAACGATGCAGTTCATTGGATTGATTACTCGGACGAGGTTTTTCATTTCAGTTTGGATTTGGAGAAACCTCGTTTTATAGAAGTCGAAACTCCTAAAATGTTGAACGGGAAAGGGTATCTTGATCATATCAGAAATGAATTTGGTGGAAGGATAATTACAAACTTACCTAAACGCTGCTTCTCATGGTGCGGGCTATTGTAA
- the LOC139864165 gene encoding uncharacterized protein, giving the protein METIPRSKVAKLKAVKSDPTPKITQNPDPASDTPQSAENNDGPAPLSVAIAKENSEINNGFEQTNKVVEKKTDKKDESKISAINFVGLGFADKKQGRGLPAGLIPVSDPFPMGPDMPDVEIIVGDTSRFGNEKTSESNTTTEDQSELYKPKVSTWGVFPRPNNISKTYGGGKTIQPGEVLETAESKAAKDARTKEMIANYKRRMGLNIDPKLKAECEKDLKDGDSLMEIGKLRAALPFYERVMEKLVYQSELHGLAALQWSICLDSLNRSSEARVMYEKLQSHPNVGVSKKARQFVFSFQAMEMLKVTSSSVSKRKTGYQNFFDSFVENKNNLSLDENEVEEDATVQALPYVIFLVSPIIMILVIAVQKRLA; this is encoded by the exons AAAGCAGTCAAGTCAGACCCAACTCCCAAAATTACTCAAAATCCAGACCCTGCTTCAGATACTCCACAATCTGCTGAAAACAATGATGGTCCTGCACCACTCTCCGTAGCCATAGCAAAGGAAAATTCAGAAATCAATAATG GATTCGAACAAACGAACAAAGTTGTCGAGAAGAAAACTGATAAGAAGGATGAGTCGAAAATTTCGGCAATTAACTTTGTGGGCTTAGGATTTGCTGATAAGAAGCAAGGCAGGGGATTGCCAGCTGGCTTAATTCCAGTGAGTGACCCTTTTCCAATGGGGCCCGATATGCCTGACGTGGAAATCATTGTCGGGGATACAAGCAGGTTCGGGAATGAAAAAACGTCCGAGTCGAATACAACTACAGAAGACCAGTCGGAACTTTATAAGCCTAAAGTCTCTACATGGGGAGTCTTCCCTAGACCGAATAACATTTCCAAAACT TATGGTGGAGGGAAAACTATTCAACCTGGAGAGGTGCTTGAGACAGCAGAATCTAAGGCCGCAAAAGATGCACGTACAAAAGAAATGATCGCGAATTATAAACGTAGGATGGGTTTAAATATCGATCCGAAGTTGAAAGCTGAATGTGAGAAG GATTTGAAGGATGGTGACTCGTTAATGGAGATTGGGAAGCTAAGGGCTGCACTACCTTTTTATGAAAGAGTAATGGAGAAGTTGGTATACCAG AGTGAACTTCATGGTTTAGCAGCGCTTCAATGGTCTATCTGCCTAGACTCACTCAACAG ATCGAGCGAAGCTCGAGTAATGTACGAGAAACTGCAGTCTCACCCAAATGTCGGTGTAAGCAAGAAAGCAAGGCAGTTTGTATTCAGCTTCCAG GCAATGGAGATGCTGAAGGTTACAAGTTCAAGTGTTTCTAAACGTAAAACAGGGTACCAAAACTTCTTTGATTCATTTGTCGAAAACAAGAACAACTTGTCTTTAGATGAAAATGAAGTCGAAGAAGATGCAACTGTTCAAGCTCTACCATATGTGATTTTTCTTGTTTCCCCTATCATAATGATACTGGTAATTGCTGTACAAAAAAGGCTAGCATGA